A region of Malaciobacter marinus DNA encodes the following proteins:
- a CDS encoding amino acid ABC transporter substrate-binding protein, with product MKKITLAFITIFALLFIGCSDDNSSKTSKEKEVIKVGTSGGYFPFTFYKDDKLQGFEIDVWNAIGEKLDAKIEFKTAKFSGLFGMLETGKIDTISNQITTTPKRLEKYYFPTPYVYDGAQIIVHKDNNEIKSFEDLKGKKVGVTLGTNYAQIVRSLDTNNEVELITYEGNGFEQDVKLKRIAAFVQDRISAVELIKKANLPLKIVGEPLEVLTNSFPFVKNEKNKALVEKVNKAIKELKQDGTLKKISVKWFDSNITEK from the coding sequence ATGAAAAAAATAACATTAGCTTTTATTACAATATTTGCTTTGCTATTTATTGGATGTAGTGATGACAATTCTTCTAAGACATCAAAAGAAAAGGAAGTTATAAAAGTTGGAACTTCAGGTGGATATTTTCCATTTACTTTTTACAAAGATGATAAACTTCAAGGTTTTGAAATAGATGTTTGGAATGCAATTGGAGAGAAACTTGATGCAAAAATTGAGTTTAAAACAGCAAAATTCTCTGGACTTTTTGGAATGCTTGAAACAGGTAAAATTGATACAATTTCAAATCAAATTACAACAACACCAAAAAGATTAGAAAAATACTACTTCCCAACTCCTTATGTTTATGATGGAGCACAAATTATTGTACATAAAGATAATAATGAAATTAAATCATTTGAAGATTTAAAAGGGAAAAAAGTTGGTGTTACACTAGGTACAAACTATGCACAAATTGTAAGAAGTTTAGATACAAACAATGAGGTTGAACTAATCACTTATGAGGGAAATGGTTTTGAACAAGATGTAAAACTTAAAAGAATTGCTGCATTCGTTCAAGATAGAATCTCAGCAGTAGAACTAATCAAAAAAGCAAACTTACCTTTAAAAATAGTAGGTGAACCACTTGAAGTATTAACAAACTCTTTTCCTTTTGTTAAAAATGAAAAGAATAAAGCTTTAGTTGAAAAAGTAAATAAAGCTATAAAAGAATTAAAACAAGATGGTACATTAAAAAAGATTTCAGTAAAATGGTTTGATTCTAATATTACAGAGAAATAA
- a CDS encoding MFS transporter: protein MKILRKRDFFLFLSLYVTQFLGLGFFTEAFIAILRKTGMSLENLGIVYMLGFFWVLRFVWAPFIDKVNFQRIGHYRFWLILSQIIMVSSLFFASFYEVTTHISIILLCAVIFSFFSATQDIALDALVYKTLTKEQRPFGNAIKVSGGLLGSVLGGGVALIIYSYLQWQTTVLILASFTSIAIIQLLLFKEPAWERKAKQKRFVFKEFYSFWKGKNRKIWLIFILLFPCAVATAHGLISPILVDLGWELKDIGLIVHIIGYSIGIVASFGASWLINKFGKKRVLIFCSIGQIIGLFFLILLLHGYSSTTHVILTIGTIFIFYTPSTTVISTLMMDEIDSNNPASQYAIQHSMFMLSGLIFASMSIFFSGKFGYENIVLAICLIAFIPLILSFKIDSFLSKEEKERIETNNLNTIG, encoded by the coding sequence TTTTAAGGAAAACAGGAATGTCTTTAGAAAATCTTGGCATAGTTTATATGCTAGGATTTTTTTGGGTTTTAAGATTTGTGTGGGCTCCTTTTATTGATAAAGTAAATTTTCAAAGAATTGGTCATTATAGGTTTTGGCTAATACTTTCTCAAATAATAATGGTAAGTTCACTCTTTTTTGCATCTTTTTATGAAGTAACAACTCATATCTCAATAATTCTTTTATGCGCAGTTATTTTTTCTTTTTTCTCTGCTACTCAAGATATTGCCTTAGATGCACTTGTATATAAAACTTTAACAAAAGAGCAAAGACCTTTTGGAAATGCTATTAAAGTATCAGGAGGTCTTTTAGGATCAGTTTTAGGAGGAGGAGTTGCCCTAATTATATATTCATATCTTCAATGGCAAACAACAGTTTTAATACTTGCATCTTTTACTTCTATTGCAATAATTCAACTTTTACTATTTAAAGAGCCTGCTTGGGAAAGAAAAGCTAAGCAAAAAAGATTTGTTTTTAAAGAGTTTTATAGTTTTTGGAAAGGTAAAAATAGAAAAATATGGCTTATTTTCATTCTTCTTTTTCCTTGTGCTGTTGCAACTGCACATGGACTAATATCTCCAATTTTAGTTGATTTAGGATGGGAATTAAAAGATATTGGACTAATTGTACATATTATTGGATACAGCATTGGAATTGTTGCATCTTTTGGTGCTTCATGGCTAATAAATAAATTTGGCAAAAAAAGAGTTTTGATTTTTTGCTCAATAGGTCAAATTATAGGACTCTTTTTCTTGATTTTACTACTACATGGATATTCAAGCACTACTCATGTGATTTTAACAATTGGAACAATATTTATTTTTTATACTCCATCAACAACTGTAATTTCAACTTTGATGATGGATGAAATAGATAGTAATAATCCAGCTTCTCAATATGCAATTCAACATAGTATGTTTATGCTTTCTGGACTGATTTTTGCAAGTATGAGCATCTTTTTTTCTGGAAAATTTGGTTATGAAAATATAGTTTTAGCTATTTGCTTAATAGCTTTTATTCCTTTGATTTTATCATTTAAAATTGATAGTTTTTTATCAAAAGAAGAAAAAGAAAGAATAGAGACAAATAATTTAAATACAATAGGATAA
- a CDS encoding amino acid ABC transporter permease has protein sequence MSTFDIDYTLGIFPILFKYIDITISMAVISAAIALIIAVLIAVITTYKIKVLTQLCDLYISFFRGTPLLVQLYLLYFGLPQILPIFSNLDAYTASIAGLALHFSAYMAESIRGAISSIDKGQFEAANSLGMTRTQTFSYIVLPQAIRVAIPSLMNNFIDMIKSTSLAFTLGVPEIMAKAQIEASSSYKYFESFLAVAIVYWVIVVTFTFFQRKIEAKLNKAY, from the coding sequence ATGAGCACATTTGATATAGATTATACCTTAGGGATTTTCCCAATACTTTTTAAATATATAGATATTACTATCTCTATGGCAGTTATTTCTGCTGCCATAGCTTTAATAATTGCTGTTTTAATTGCTGTTATTACAACATATAAAATAAAAGTACTTACACAACTTTGTGATTTATATATCTCTTTTTTTAGAGGAACTCCTTTATTGGTACAACTTTATTTATTATATTTTGGTCTTCCTCAAATTCTTCCAATCTTTTCAAACTTAGATGCTTATACAGCTTCTATTGCTGGTTTAGCCCTGCACTTTTCAGCTTATATGGCAGAATCAATTAGAGGAGCTATCTCTTCTATTGATAAAGGACAGTTTGAAGCAGCAAACTCACTTGGAATGACAAGAACACAAACTTTTTCTTATATAGTTTTACCACAAGCTATTAGAGTTGCTATTCCTAGTTTGATGAATAACTTTATTGACATGATTAAAAGTACATCACTTGCTTTTACTTTAGGAGTTCCAGAGATTATGGCAAAGGCTCAAATTGAAGCTTCAAGTAGTTATAAATACTTTGAATCATTTTTAGCAGTTGCCATTGTATATTGGGTAATTGTAGTTACATTTACATTCTTTCAAAGAAAAATTGAGGCAAAATTAAATAAAGCTTATTAA
- a CDS encoding manganese efflux pump MntP family protein gives MLEIIILAIALSMDAFAVSIGLGIKSNENLKTLAIKAGLFFGFFQALMPFIGYFGGVGLKDIIGGFDYWLAFFLLLIIGGKMIYEAFGENTEEDIAKVSTKVLLTLAVATSIDAMAAGFTLHLFDLNVYLSLLIIGITTFIFSFIGVMIGSKGTARYESKAEILGGVVLIIIGFKILLENTIL, from the coding sequence ATGCTAGAAATAATAATATTAGCAATTGCATTAAGTATGGATGCTTTTGCAGTATCTATTGGATTGGGTATAAAAAGTAATGAGAATTTAAAAACTTTAGCTATTAAAGCTGGTTTATTTTTTGGTTTTTTTCAAGCTTTAATGCCCTTTATTGGATACTTTGGTGGAGTTGGATTAAAAGATATTATTGGTGGTTTTGATTATTGGCTTGCGTTTTTCCTTCTTTTAATTATTGGTGGAAAGATGATATATGAAGCTTTTGGAGAAAATACAGAAGAGGATATAGCAAAGGTTTCAACTAAAGTTTTATTAACTTTAGCGGTTGCAACTAGTATAGATGCAATGGCAGCTGGTTTTACACTTCATTTATTTGATTTAAATGTTTATCTTTCTTTGCTAATTATAGGTATTACAACATTTATTTTTAGTTTTATTGGGGTTATGATTGGTTCAAAGGGAACTGCAAGATATGAAAGTAAAGCAGAGATTCTTGGTGGTGTTGTTCTTATAATCATAGGCTTTAAAATATTACTTGAAAACACTATTCTTTAA
- a CDS encoding MFS transporter, whose protein sequence is MKEIKPLMAINILCVSSMMAFLAVVGPIIRELNLQEWHAGLMVALAGVAWVLLSRFWGKKSDYYGRKTILIFSIFGFFLSYLFLAGYINYAIINPPSIIISLIALVFARLMIGVFYSAIPPVSNALIADKVEPSKRTSYMASLGAANGIGMIIGPIIGGALAVYGLTAPLYVAAILPLIAVVIIYFSLEPSKKREKTKEKAIHFLDKRLRLPMIASFFTMYSIVTSQVCLGFYILDKFHLTQVQTAKSTGYILAIIGVVFILTQIVVSKLKNISSHTWLVLGSILCAIGYFLVSIITTQIELTIAFSIGTVGLGMLMPAFLAITANSVQEHEQGVAAGTVSAAQGLGIIIGPLLSTMLYQIKPEIPFIFSATTFLVLTIISLSYKKKEAIRC, encoded by the coding sequence ATGAAAGAAATAAAGCCTTTAATGGCAATAAATATTTTATGTGTGTCTTCAATGATGGCTTTTTTAGCAGTTGTTGGACCAATTATAAGAGAGTTAAATTTACAAGAATGGCATGCCGGACTTATGGTTGCACTAGCAGGTGTTGCATGGGTATTACTCTCAAGGTTTTGGGGTAAAAAAAGTGATTATTATGGAAGAAAAACTATTTTGATTTTTTCAATATTTGGTTTTTTTCTATCTTACTTATTTTTAGCAGGATATATAAACTATGCAATAATAAATCCACCCTCAATTATCATTTCATTGATTGCATTGGTTTTTGCAAGGCTCATGATTGGAGTATTTTATTCTGCAATTCCACCTGTATCAAATGCCTTAATTGCTGATAAAGTGGAACCTAGTAAAAGAACTTCATATATGGCAAGCTTAGGTGCAGCAAATGGAATTGGAATGATTATAGGACCAATCATTGGTGGAGCCTTAGCAGTTTATGGATTAACTGCACCTTTATATGTAGCTGCTATTTTACCTTTAATTGCAGTAGTTATTATATATTTTAGTTTAGAACCAAGTAAAAAAAGAGAAAAAACTAAAGAAAAAGCTATTCATTTTTTAGATAAAAGATTAAGACTTCCTATGATTGCATCATTTTTTACTATGTATAGTATTGTAACATCACAAGTTTGTTTAGGTTTTTATATACTTGATAAATTTCATTTAACACAAGTTCAAACTGCAAAAAGTACTGGTTATATTTTAGCAATTATAGGAGTTGTTTTTATTTTAACTCAAATTGTAGTTTCAAAATTAAAAAATATCTCTTCACATACTTGGTTAGTTTTAGGTTCAATACTTTGCGCAATTGGATACTTCTTAGTTAGTATTATTACAACACAAATTGAGCTAACTATTGCATTTAGTATAGGAACAGTTGGATTAGGTATGTTAATGCCAGCATTTTTAGCAATAACAGCAAATAGTGTACAAGAACATGAACAAGGAGTTGCAGCAGGTACAGTATCAGCAGCACAAGGTTTGGGAATAATAATAGGACCACTATTAAGTACAATGCTTTATCAAATAAAACCAGAAATTCCATTTATTTTTTCAGCCACTACTTTTTTAGTTTTGACTATAATTTCACTTTCATATAAAAAAAAGGAAGCTATTAGATGCTAG